In one window of Scytonema millei VB511283 DNA:
- a CDS encoding SagB/ThcOx family dehydrogenase, producing MPEQYGSIAQYYHERTKYDPETIAAKSQGLDWSKQPSPFKEYKIGTVFDLKPYLQADAEASAVIPGIAWWQRLSHLLLYSYGITAKVPTMMGQPLYLRSAPSAGGLYPAEVYLISRGTPLIPAGLYNYNPLTHSLTQFWESEVWSDLQAACFQHPALESSEIALIATAIFYRSAWRYQDRAYRRIFLDTGHLLGNIELAGALTNFRPYLAGGFIDAAVNQFLYLDPEQEGAIAVIPLVDLAAQQLPLKLPFSCTALPSATQAEYPEIPDGELLAYCHQATQIDEIPAAKSLEQEEVVDLEDKYNFPFCLKVSTNTNPIDWGVDLVGLETTILERRSTRAYTGAELTIDELRVLLDFTYQPQHYVERGFDGTPDYFDLSLIETFIAVSGVTGLEDGCYYYAPKAQELRQIRFKNFRRELHFLCLGQELGRDAAAVLFHTADLKKAVARYGDRVYRYLHMDAGHLGQKLNLAAIRLNLGVSGIGGFFDDRVNEVLGIPTDEAVLYITTLGRPR from the coding sequence ATGCCAGAACAGTACGGATCGATCGCCCAATACTACCACGAACGCACGAAATACGACCCTGAGACAATTGCCGCTAAAAGTCAGGGATTGGATTGGTCGAAGCAACCGTCGCCATTTAAAGAGTATAAGATCGGTACGGTTTTCGATCTCAAGCCCTATCTGCAAGCAGATGCAGAGGCTTCAGCAGTCATTCCAGGGATTGCTTGGTGGCAGCGATTGTCTCATCTTTTACTATATAGCTACGGGATCACTGCCAAAGTTCCCACTATGATGGGGCAACCGCTCTATCTCCGCTCTGCTCCCTCGGCTGGTGGCTTATATCCAGCCGAAGTTTATCTAATTTCTCGCGGTACGCCACTCATTCCAGCCGGACTTTACAACTATAACCCGCTGACTCATTCTCTCACTCAGTTTTGGGAAAGCGAGGTTTGGAGCGACCTGCAAGCAGCCTGTTTTCAACATCCAGCTCTAGAAAGTAGCGAAATTGCACTGATCGCCACAGCTATATTCTACCGCTCGGCTTGGCGCTACCAAGACCGCGCCTATCGTCGGATATTTTTGGATACCGGACATCTGCTAGGTAATATTGAATTAGCTGGCGCTTTGACTAACTTTCGTCCCTACTTAGCGGGTGGATTTATTGATGCAGCTGTTAACCAATTTCTGTATCTCGATCCAGAACAGGAAGGAGCGATCGCGGTCATCCCATTAGTAGATTTGGCAGCACAACAATTACCCCTCAAATTACCGTTCAGTTGCACAGCCTTACCATCTGCTACCCAAGCTGAGTATCCCGAAATTCCCGACGGCGAACTACTGGCTTACTGCCATCAAGCAACGCAAATAGACGAAATACCAGCAGCAAAAAGCCTAGAGCAAGAGGAAGTCGTTGATTTAGAAGATAAATACAACTTTCCTTTTTGTTTGAAAGTTTCAACTAATACTAACCCGATAGATTGGGGAGTAGATTTAGTCGGGTTGGAAACGACCATACTCGAACGCCGTTCCACCCGTGCTTACACTGGGGCTGAACTCACGATAGATGAGTTAAGGGTCTTGTTAGATTTCACCTATCAACCTCAGCATTACGTCGAGCGAGGATTTGATGGCACTCCAGACTATTTCGACTTAAGCTTAATTGAAACATTTATCGCCGTATCTGGTGTTACAGGCTTAGAAGACGGTTGCTACTACTACGCACCAAAAGCCCAAGAACTGCGGCAAATTCGATTTAAAAACTTTCGCCGCGAACTGCACTTCCTCTGCTTAGGACAAGAACTCGGTCGAGATGCAGCCGCCGTTCTCTTTCACACCGCAGACCTGAAAAAAGCTGTAGCACGCTATGGCGATCGCGTTTATCGCTATCTACATATGGATGCAGGACATTTGGGACAAAAACTGAATTTAGCCGCTATTCGTCTCAACTTAGGTGTGAGCGGTATCGGTGGCTTTTTTGACGATCGCGTTAACGAAGTTCTTGGCATTCCAACTGACGAAGCCGTACTTTATATCACTACGTTGGGAAGACCGAGATGA
- the mnmE gene encoding tRNA uridine-5-carboxymethylaminomethyl(34) synthesis GTPase MnmE: protein MSNSIALSTIAAIATAVVPQQGSVGIVRVSGNEAIAIARRLFHTPGKQIWESHHILYGYIRHPQTQQLVDEALLLIMQAPRSYTREDVVEFHCHGGIMAVQQVLQLCLEGGAKLAQPGEFTLRAFLNGRLDLTQAESIADLVGARSPQAAQTALAGIQGKLAHPIRQLRTKCLDVLAEIEARIDFEEDLPPLDETLVRAELAQIGVEVSKILATADRGELLRTGLKVAIVGRPNVGKSSLLNAWSRSDRAIVTDLPGTTRDVVESQLIVGGIPIQVLDTAGIRATEDRVEKMGVERSLSSAEAADLILLTIDAAAGWTQADEEIYLQVKHRPLILVINKIDLAAVETVNYPAEISQVVTTAAACDRGIDALEQAILAKVRSGKVDSANLDLAINQRQAAALIGAQTCLEQVREAIEQQLPLDFWTIDLRGAIQALGEITGEEVTESVLDRIFSQFCIGK from the coding sequence ATGTCTAATTCGATCGCATTGTCTACTATTGCTGCCATTGCCACTGCGGTAGTACCGCAACAGGGTAGCGTAGGTATTGTTAGGGTCTCGGGAAATGAAGCGATCGCGATCGCGCGTCGTTTATTTCATACCCCCGGAAAACAAATTTGGGAAAGCCACCACATTCTCTACGGCTACATTCGCCATCCCCAAACACAGCAACTTGTGGATGAGGCGTTATTGCTCATCATGCAGGCTCCACGTTCCTATACCCGCGAAGATGTCGTTGAGTTTCACTGTCATGGTGGGATTATGGCAGTACAGCAGGTGTTGCAATTGTGTTTGGAAGGAGGAGCAAAACTAGCGCAGCCAGGAGAGTTTACTCTCAGAGCATTTTTAAACGGACGCTTAGACTTAACCCAAGCCGAAAGTATAGCCGATTTGGTCGGGGCGCGATCGCCGCAAGCAGCGCAGACGGCTTTGGCAGGTATACAGGGAAAATTAGCTCACCCAATTCGTCAATTACGAACGAAATGTTTGGATGTCCTAGCAGAAATTGAGGCAAGAATTGACTTTGAGGAGGATCTACCACCATTGGATGAAACACTAGTTCGAGCAGAACTAGCCCAAATTGGGGTAGAAGTCAGCAAAATTCTGGCTACAGCCGATCGAGGCGAATTATTACGCACGGGATTAAAAGTGGCAATTGTCGGTCGTCCGAATGTGGGAAAATCGAGTTTGTTGAATGCCTGGAGTCGTAGCGATCGCGCTATTGTCACCGATTTACCTGGTACGACTCGCGATGTGGTCGAGTCTCAACTCATCGTGGGAGGAATTCCGATTCAGGTATTAGATACAGCCGGAATTCGCGCTACGGAAGATCGAGTCGAGAAAATGGGAGTCGAGCGATCGCTTTCTAGCGCTGAAGCCGCCGATTTAATTTTATTGACAATTGATGCAGCAGCGGGATGGACTCAGGCGGATGAGGAAATTTACCTTCAGGTAAAACACCGTCCGTTAATTTTAGTTATTAATAAAATCGATCTTGCTGCGGTGGAAACAGTGAATTATCCAGCCGAAATCAGTCAGGTCGTGACAACGGCTGCTGCTTGCGATCGCGGTATAGATGCTTTAGAGCAAGCAATTTTGGCAAAGGTGCGATCGGGAAAGGTAGATTCTGCCAATCTAGATTTAGCAATTAACCAACGTCAAGCCGCCGCGCTGATCGGAGCGCAAACTTGCTTAGAACAGGTACGAGAGGCGATCGAACAGCAGTTACCTTTAGATTTTTGGACGATCGATCTACGCGGTGCAATTCAAGCACTAGGAGAAATTACTGGTGAAGAAGTCACAGAGTCAGTCCTAGATCGGATTTTCAGCCAGTTTTGTATCGGAAAATGA
- the devC gene encoding ABC transporter permease DevC — translation MRTPIAWLNLVHEKTRLVVAIAGVAFAVILVFMNLGFLGSLAKSASQMYEQINADIYLRSPLALEISSTKPFAIERIYQARGVNGVERAMPLYLGYLQWRNPETRLSRAIFAFGINPSDPVFLIPELDSPANRAALLRPDTVLYDRLSRPEYGTQKIGTTTEARSRGIGRKVTIGGQYTFGGGFAADGTLIMSDQNFRRYFDPFPLNRVSLGLVKLRSDADLNLVVKDLRRILPKDVEVITKAEIIDRDRAYWIGATSTGFIFGMGVIVSCIVGVVIVYQILYTDVSSHLRQYATLKAMGYRSRVLCAIVIQEAIILALLGYIPGFAISLGLYDLTLKATSGGLPIAMEFGRAILVLLLTILMCTISGIVSLQKVINADPAEVF, via the coding sequence ATGAGGACTCCGATCGCCTGGTTGAATTTGGTACACGAAAAAACGCGGTTAGTTGTGGCGATCGCTGGAGTTGCGTTTGCGGTCATTCTCGTATTTATGAACTTGGGTTTTTTGGGTTCTCTGGCAAAATCTGCCAGCCAAATGTACGAGCAAATTAATGCCGATATCTATCTGCGATCGCCCCTAGCTTTAGAAATTAGCAGTACCAAACCCTTTGCGATCGAGCGGATCTATCAAGCACGCGGAGTTAACGGCGTAGAAAGAGCCATGCCACTTTATTTAGGTTATCTCCAATGGCGCAACCCCGAAACTCGCCTGAGTCGGGCGATCTTTGCCTTTGGCATTAACCCCAGCGATCCGGTGTTTTTGATTCCAGAATTGGATTCTCCGGCAAATCGAGCCGCGCTTCTACGTCCAGATACCGTCCTGTACGATCGCCTTTCTCGCCCTGAATACGGGACGCAAAAAATTGGCACGACGACAGAAGCCAGATCGAGAGGAATTGGCAGAAAAGTCACAATTGGCGGGCAATACACCTTCGGCGGTGGATTTGCTGCTGATGGGACGTTAATAATGAGCGATCAAAACTTTCGCCGCTATTTCGATCCCTTTCCGCTCAACCGCGTCAGTTTAGGACTGGTGAAACTGCGATCGGATGCAGATCTCAATCTAGTTGTCAAGGACTTGCGGCGAATTTTGCCCAAAGATGTCGAAGTGATTACGAAAGCAGAAATCATCGACCGCGATCGCGCCTACTGGATTGGAGCAACATCCACAGGCTTTATCTTTGGCATGGGGGTAATTGTCTCCTGTATTGTCGGTGTCGTCATCGTCTATCAAATCCTCTATACCGATGTTTCCAGCCACTTACGGCAATACGCCACCCTCAAAGCAATGGGTTATCGCAGCCGAGTTCTGTGCGCGATCGTCATTCAAGAAGCAATTATTCTTGCTCTTCTAGGTTACATTCCAGGCTTCGCCATCTCCCTCGGTCTATACGATCTCACCTTAAAAGCCACTAGCGGCGGTTTACCAATCGCAATGGAATTCGGACGCGCTATCTTGGTGCTGCTATTAACGATCCTCATGTGTACCATCTCCGGCATAGTTTCCCTGCAAAAAGTCATCAACGCCGACCCCGCCGAAGTCTTTTAA
- a CDS encoding ATP-binding cassette domain-containing protein, with product MTDKCAVIIRQLNYYFGQGDLRTQVLYDINLDLPKGQIVIMTGPSGSGKTTLLSLIGALRSAHEGNLQVLDKELVGLNKSQLVEVRRNIGFIFQAHNLFESLTASQNVEMAVELTNNWREKRKLAVEMLSQLGLANRVDYKPNALSGGQKQRVAIARALVNQPQLILADEPTAALDKKSGREVVMLMQKLAKEQSCTILIVTHDNSILDVADRIINLVEGRLESDENLDNFVSSRDPKSLDRRMFS from the coding sequence ATGACAGATAAATGTGCTGTTATAATTCGCCAGCTCAATTACTATTTCGGGCAAGGCGATCTACGTACCCAGGTATTGTACGACATTAACCTCGATTTACCCAAAGGACAAATCGTGATTATGACTGGTCCATCGGGTTCGGGTAAAACAACGCTTTTGAGTTTAATTGGAGCCTTGCGCTCGGCTCATGAAGGTAATTTGCAAGTATTGGATAAAGAATTAGTCGGACTCAACAAATCTCAATTGGTAGAAGTGCGGCGCAATATTGGCTTTATCTTCCAAGCACACAATTTATTTGAATCTCTCACTGCTTCGCAAAATGTAGAAATGGCAGTGGAGTTAACAAATAACTGGCGAGAAAAGCGCAAATTAGCAGTAGAGATGTTGAGCCAGTTGGGGTTAGCAAATCGCGTAGATTACAAACCCAATGCTCTATCGGGAGGACAAAAACAAAGAGTTGCGATCGCCCGTGCTTTAGTCAATCAACCGCAATTAATTTTAGCAGACGAACCTACTGCTGCTTTAGATAAAAAATCGGGGCGCGAAGTCGTGATGTTGATGCAAAAACTTGCCAAGGAACAGAGCTGCACGATTTTAATTGTGACTCACGATAATAGTATTTTAGATGTTGCCGATCGCATTATTAACTTAGTTGAAGGTCGCCTAGAATCAGACGAAAATTTAGATAATTTCGTCTCTAGCCGCGATCCGAAAAGCCTCGATCGGAGGATGTTTAGTTGA
- a CDS encoding GumC family protein, with the protein METKHHLQKLLTESNSPQSQSLPLASKAQLEEGDEGGLNIGKLIAAVQRRMLVVASVATTVAAAAVVYGLLSKPVYEAKFDLLLEPITAENKLSISPLNEIKTEQRSVNETEIKVLQSPKIMTPVAKQVLTQYPNADLTKLKFERLPNTNIISVTYRDPNPEKIKYVLDLLSKAYLVYSLEERRSDVRMGLQFIEEQLPKLRQQVESLQERLQTFRQKHDLIDTEGQGKQLADRLNLITQQQRETQTQLARTRALYNALQQQLQMRSPEAAVVTALSEAPRYQALLNELQKIQTKIAVTAAQYREDSPTVQALRSQERNLLPLVEQERRAILGKNIRVSNQLPAFASTNTIRQQQTQQILEAANQIQTLEAENKALAQADMVLRQQVKQFPALARQNDDLIGQLKIASENLNQFLTKREALRIDLAQKQVPWQLITPPTDPVTSSLSLKRNLMLGAVMGLLTGIAVALLIEKFSNVIHTPEEVKDLTRLPLLGEIPLKKDASSVQAGVTELVKSINPIAKSSQQKSQTQQQTMAQFWESLRSLYTNIRFLGFDKPIRSLAVISAAAEEGKSTVALHLAQTAAMMGQRVLLVDADLRNPNIHKRLGLSNTVGLSNVIVNDINFQDVLHRVNCEPVAVKNSDRAELSLSKTSLEVESLYVLTAGQIPPNPAHLLSSQKMQNLAKQFESAFDLIVYDTSPLLGLADSNLLSAHIDASLLVVGMGKAHRSALAKALESLKIVGSPVIGAVANGVTTGYKSAYY; encoded by the coding sequence ATGGAGACTAAACACCATCTTCAGAAATTGTTAACTGAGAGCAACAGTCCTCAAAGTCAGTCTTTACCTTTGGCATCTAAAGCGCAGCTAGAAGAAGGTGATGAAGGTGGTTTAAACATAGGAAAGCTAATTGCCGCAGTTCAAAGAAGAATGCTTGTAGTTGCGAGTGTAGCAACCACAGTTGCAGCTGCGGCAGTAGTTTATGGTTTACTAAGTAAACCAGTCTATGAAGCCAAGTTTGATTTACTGCTCGAACCTATAACTGCTGAGAATAAGCTGTCGATATCTCCTCTCAACGAAATCAAAACCGAACAAAGAAGCGTCAACGAAACTGAAATTAAGGTATTACAGAGTCCTAAAATTATGACTCCTGTTGCCAAGCAAGTATTAACGCAGTATCCAAATGCCGACCTGACAAAGCTTAAGTTTGAACGACTGCCGAATACTAATATTATTTCAGTAACTTACCGAGATCCAAATCCAGAAAAAATTAAGTACGTACTGGATCTGCTTTCTAAAGCTTATTTAGTTTATAGCTTAGAGGAGCGTCGGTCTGACGTGCGGATGGGACTTCAATTTATAGAAGAACAGTTACCAAAATTACGTCAACAAGTTGAATCTTTACAAGAAAGGCTCCAAACTTTCCGACAAAAACATGACTTAATCGATACTGAAGGGCAAGGCAAACAACTTGCCGATCGACTGAATCTAATTACGCAGCAACAACGAGAAACGCAGACTCAATTAGCCAGAACTCGCGCCCTCTATAATGCGTTACAACAGCAGTTACAAATGCGATCGCCAGAAGCAGCAGTCGTCACGGCTTTGAGTGAAGCACCCCGCTATCAAGCGTTGTTAAACGAACTCCAAAAGATTCAAACCAAGATTGCTGTTACAGCAGCGCAATATCGGGAAGATAGTCCTACAGTTCAGGCACTGCGATCGCAGGAACGAAATTTACTTCCCTTAGTAGAACAGGAAAGAAGGGCAATCTTAGGCAAGAACATACGTGTATCGAATCAGCTGCCAGCCTTTGCCTCTACCAATACTATTCGCCAGCAACAGACACAGCAAATATTAGAGGCGGCTAACCAGATTCAAACTTTAGAGGCAGAGAATAAAGCGCTGGCTCAAGCCGATATGGTATTAAGGCAGCAGGTGAAGCAATTTCCCGCACTGGCACGCCAGAATGACGATCTCATAGGGCAACTAAAAATTGCTTCCGAAAACTTAAATCAGTTTTTAACTAAGCGCGAAGCATTACGCATAGATTTGGCACAAAAACAAGTGCCTTGGCAGCTGATCACTCCTCCTACCGACCCTGTAACTTCTTCGTTGAGCCTGAAACGTAATTTAATGTTAGGGGCAGTTATGGGTTTATTGACGGGTATTGCAGTGGCATTGCTGATCGAAAAATTCAGCAATGTGATTCATACGCCTGAAGAAGTAAAAGATTTAACCCGATTGCCGCTACTGGGAGAAATTCCCCTGAAAAAAGACGCTAGTTCGGTTCAAGCTGGCGTTACCGAACTCGTAAAATCTATCAATCCGATCGCAAAATCGAGCCAACAAAAATCACAAACGCAACAGCAAACTATGGCTCAGTTTTGGGAATCTTTGCGCTCTTTGTACACGAATATCCGCTTTCTGGGTTTTGATAAGCCGATCCGGTCTTTGGCTGTCATTTCTGCTGCTGCGGAAGAAGGAAAATCTACAGTGGCACTCCATTTAGCTCAAACAGCCGCCATGATGGGGCAGAGAGTGCTATTAGTGGATGCAGATCTACGCAATCCTAACATTCACAAACGCTTAGGTTTAAGTAACACCGTTGGCTTAAGTAATGTCATCGTGAATGACATCAATTTTCAAGATGTGTTGCATCGAGTCAATTGCGAACCAGTAGCAGTTAAGAATAGCGATCGCGCCGAACTATCACTCAGCAAGACATCGTTAGAAGTTGAGAGTTTGTATGTTTTAACAGCCGGACAAATTCCCCCCAATCCTGCCCATTTGCTCTCATCTCAAAAGATGCAAAACCTAGCAAAACAGTTTGAATCTGCTTTCGACCTGATCGTATACGATACATCCCCACTATTAGGACTTGCAGATAGCAATCTCCTCTCTGCTCATATAGATGCAAGTCTTTTAGTTGTAGGTATGGGCAAAGCTCATCGTTCGGCGCTGGCAAAGGCATTAGAAAGCTTAAAAATTGTCGGTAGCCCTGTGATTGGTGCAGTTGCTAACGGAGTGACGACGGGCTACAAGAGCGCCTACTATTAG
- a CDS encoding sensor histidine kinase: MFQTTRRRLALWYTAVTAILLLLFASGMYWYVRNTLIERIDDTLNHVVEVVGRSLVIEPISPESGQRLNIEASFRDNADTVDDDRIDLEWFSPTGELLWSTFTEPLDIPLHPNRTGETVQISHHQDVETPSLLTPHSSLLLRQVTERIQIGRQVLGYLRVSHPWFEVTKPSQKLAFDLILGIGLMLVSVALCGWFLSGKAMEPVKDSYQRLKQFTADASHELRSPIALIQTNVQVALAELDSAGGQGAGSLKYGQQLKVVERLTKRLGRLVDDLLFLARQDSGIVQPQFSACPLDALLMEVVEEQQFAAAEKKIKIFLDLTAPTETETEDDWFTLQGDWNQLARLFTNLIGNAIHYTPEDGEIRVELQHITTNKELFSSPLLYGRTAVRPYHSLLSSRLQVKVEDTGIGIPETALPHLFDRFYRVDPARTHTTASQGVQASTGSGLGLAIAAAIVANHQGQITAESTLGQGTIFTVTLPASGDA, translated from the coding sequence ATGTTCCAAACCACTCGTCGCCGATTAGCGCTTTGGTATACAGCCGTTACTGCTATCCTACTGCTCCTATTTGCCAGTGGGATGTATTGGTACGTCCGCAATACCCTGATCGAACGGATTGACGATACCTTAAATCATGTCGTAGAAGTTGTTGGGCGATCGCTGGTCATCGAACCAATTTCTCCAGAAAGCGGACAGCGGTTAAATATTGAAGCTTCTTTTCGAGATAATGCCGATACAGTCGATGACGATCGCATCGATTTAGAATGGTTTAGCCCTACTGGAGAACTACTCTGGTCAACCTTTACGGAACCTTTAGATATTCCCTTACATCCCAACCGCACGGGTGAAACTGTTCAAATTAGCCACCATCAAGATGTAGAAACTCCCTCACTCCTCACTCCTCACTCCTCACTCCTCCTCAGACAAGTTACCGAAAGAATCCAAATTGGAAGACAAGTTTTAGGATATTTGCGCGTCAGTCATCCTTGGTTTGAAGTTACTAAACCAAGTCAAAAACTCGCTTTTGATTTAATTTTGGGAATTGGATTGATGCTCGTTTCCGTAGCGCTTTGCGGTTGGTTTCTGTCGGGAAAAGCGATGGAACCCGTCAAAGATTCTTACCAACGCCTGAAACAATTTACCGCTGATGCTTCCCATGAATTGAGAAGCCCCATCGCCTTAATTCAAACTAACGTCCAAGTCGCTTTAGCAGAATTAGATTCAGCCGGAGGGCAAGGCGCAGGATCTTTAAAATACGGACAACAATTAAAAGTAGTAGAACGATTAACTAAACGCCTCGGTCGTCTTGTCGATGACTTATTATTTCTAGCGCGTCAAGATAGCGGGATCGTTCAACCACAATTTTCTGCCTGTCCTTTAGATGCACTGTTAATGGAAGTAGTAGAAGAACAGCAATTCGCCGCAGCAGAAAAGAAGATCAAAATTTTCCTAGATTTAACCGCACCAACGGAGACAGAAACCGAAGACGATTGGTTTACTCTCCAGGGGGACTGGAATCAACTAGCACGATTATTTACCAACTTGATTGGTAATGCTATACATTACACCCCAGAAGATGGCGAAATTCGGGTCGAGCTACAACATATTACGACTAACAAAGAACTTTTTTCCTCGCCCCTTCTGTACGGGCGCACAGCTGTGCGCCCCTACCATTCGCTCCTCTCTTCTCGCCTCCAAGTCAAAGTCGAAGACACGGGGATTGGTATTCCCGAAACTGCTTTACCTCACTTATTCGATCGCTTTTATCGCGTCGATCCTGCGCGTACCCACACGACAGCATCACAAGGAGTACAAGCATCAACAGGTTCGGGATTGGGTTTAGCAATTGCGGCTGCGATTGTTGCCAACCATCAAGGACAAATTACTGCCGAAAGTACCCTCGGACAAGGTACGATTTTTACCGTCACGCTACCCGCGAGTGGTGATGCGTAA
- a CDS encoding HlyD family efflux transporter periplasmic adaptor subunit, which translates to MIFKELKPKRGWIIGVTAGAIAIGLIGIGVTQLRNSEQNKPTASQTPAPLPQKVTVVALGRLEPQGEAIRVSGPGGERIGKLLVSRGDLVKIGAVIAYLESYDERLAERNYAASQLAEARERLKATTAYAQAQVQEAQTRIQQVDRPGTFEVEAQRATVRQLEAELALAQTDLQRNQNLYQEGAIAKQELDRQVSQTRSLQEQLNNAKASLIRLENAVKANLGNAEAQLKSEQANLPLSQVQVAARSAAQNLKLAEARLQRTIIRAPRTGRILRVFAYPGEAIADDGIVEMGDTRRMYAVAEVYESDVGLVKVGQKATITSRNGAFAKPITGEVSEIGWQIFKNNVLDDDPAANADARVVEVRVLLDDSQTVAALTNLQVDVKIDVK; encoded by the coding sequence ATGATTTTCAAGGAGTTAAAACCCAAACGGGGTTGGATTATAGGTGTGACTGCGGGAGCGATCGCGATCGGTTTAATTGGTATCGGAGTCACTCAGTTGAGAAATTCCGAGCAAAACAAACCAACAGCATCTCAGACTCCTGCACCTCTACCTCAAAAGGTAACAGTTGTTGCCCTTGGACGACTAGAACCGCAAGGGGAAGCAATTCGCGTCAGCGGTCCTGGGGGCGAGCGAATTGGCAAACTATTAGTCTCGCGGGGTGATTTGGTCAAGATAGGGGCGGTTATTGCTTATTTAGAAAGTTACGATGAGAGGCTGGCGGAAAGAAATTATGCTGCTAGTCAATTAGCTGAAGCGCGGGAGAGGCTAAAAGCAACGACTGCATACGCTCAAGCCCAAGTTCAAGAAGCTCAAACGCGAATTCAACAAGTCGATCGCCCCGGGACTTTTGAAGTCGAGGCGCAAAGAGCGACCGTCCGCCAGTTAGAAGCAGAGCTAGCTTTAGCACAAACTGACTTGCAACGCAACCAAAACCTTTATCAAGAAGGAGCGATCGCCAAGCAAGAATTAGATCGGCAAGTCAGTCAAACGCGCAGCTTGCAGGAACAACTCAACAACGCCAAAGCATCCTTAATTCGGCTAGAAAATGCCGTGAAAGCGAATTTAGGCAACGCGGAAGCTCAACTGAAGTCAGAGCAAGCAAATTTACCGTTATCTCAAGTCCAAGTTGCAGCGAGATCGGCAGCACAAAATCTGAAATTAGCCGAAGCACGTTTGCAGCGGACAATTATCCGCGCCCCCAGAACTGGAAGAATTTTACGAGTTTTTGCTTATCCTGGGGAGGCGATCGCCGATGATGGCATCGTGGAAATGGGAGATACCCGCCGGATGTATGCCGTAGCTGAGGTGTATGAATCTGATGTGGGGTTGGTAAAAGTCGGGCAAAAGGCAACGATTACCAGTCGTAACGGTGCTTTCGCTAAACCCATAACCGGAGAAGTTTCGGAAATTGGCTGGCAGATCTTTAAAAATAACGTTCTCGATGACGATCCGGCGGCTAATGCCGATGCACGGGTGGTAGAGGTGAGAGTGCTTTTGGATGATAGTCAAACAGTAGCAGCTCTGACCAATTTACAGGTAGACGTGAAAATAGACGTGAAATGA
- the devC gene encoding ABC transporter permease DevC, whose protein sequence is MLPPRHTPLAWFNLTHEKRRLLTAVAGVSFAVLLMFIFQGFENALYDSQVQLLKRLNGEILIVNRLKYNMFVPEQFARRRLYQAQNFEGVVAAYPFYTTTGDWKNSETKTIRPLRVIAFNPDDPVLPLPGILQNREALKLPWTALIDDQSRSEVGPIAPGTVTELSEQQIRLVGTFSLGTDFASGNGNVVISDQNFLRYFANLAPEEDSRTLNTVDIGLLKVAENADVDAIASALRQQLPQDVAVWTKAEFVQKELSYWQENTAIGFVFSLLTTMGFFVGIILVYQILYTDVAEHWAEYATLKAIGYSNFHLLGIVLQESVILVFFGFVPGFFISLGLYSLTASSTGLLMQMTWGRAINILIATFIMCLISGAIAVRKVQATDPAEVFGS, encoded by the coding sequence ATGCTTCCCCCCCGTCACACTCCTTTAGCTTGGTTCAATTTGACTCACGAAAAGCGCCGCTTGCTGACTGCAGTTGCAGGGGTGTCTTTTGCCGTGTTGTTGATGTTTATCTTTCAAGGGTTTGAAAATGCTTTGTACGACAGCCAAGTACAACTGCTCAAACGGCTGAATGGAGAAATTCTGATCGTCAATCGGCTCAAATACAATATGTTTGTACCAGAGCAATTTGCCCGCAGACGACTTTACCAAGCACAAAATTTTGAGGGTGTAGTTGCTGCCTATCCTTTTTATACAACTACAGGCGATTGGAAAAATTCTGAAACGAAAACCATCCGACCATTGCGAGTCATTGCTTTCAATCCTGATGACCCTGTATTACCTCTGCCTGGAATTTTACAAAATCGGGAGGCGTTGAAGCTACCTTGGACGGCACTAATTGACGACCAATCGCGATCGGAGGTGGGACCGATCGCGCCTGGTACAGTTACCGAACTCTCAGAACAGCAGATTCGATTGGTAGGAACTTTCAGTCTGGGAACAGACTTTGCTTCTGGAAATGGCAATGTTGTTATCAGCGACCAAAATTTCTTACGCTATTTTGCTAATTTGGCTCCAGAGGAAGACAGCCGCACGCTCAATACTGTCGATATCGGACTGTTAAAAGTGGCGGAAAATGCCGATGTCGATGCGATCGCATCTGCACTACGCCAGCAATTACCGCAAGATGTCGCCGTGTGGACGAAAGCCGAGTTCGTGCAAAAAGAATTAAGCTACTGGCAAGAGAATACAGCAATTGGCTTTGTATTTTCTCTACTCACAACAATGGGATTTTTCGTTGGGATTATCTTGGTTTATCAAATTTTATATACAGATGTGGCGGAACATTGGGCAGAATATGCCACGCTCAAAGCGATCGGTTATTCTAATTTCCACTTGTTAGGAATTGTGTTGCAGGAATCAGTGATTCTAGTCTTTTTTGGTTTTGTCCCAGGATTTTTTATCAGTTTGGGACTGTATAGTTTAACAGCTAGTTCTACAGGTTTGTTAATGCAAATGACTTGGGGACGAGCAATTAATATTCTGATTGCTACCTTTATTATGTGTTTGATTTCGGGCGCGATCGCCGTGCGTAAAGTTCAAGCGACAGATCCGGCGGAGGTATTTGGTTCGTGA